From the genome of Streptomyces sp. S4.7:
GACCGACCCCGCCGAGGCGGCCAGGGACGCCGAGTTCACCGTTATCACGATCCCCTCGCAGACGCTGCGCGCCAATCTCGCCGAATGGGCCTCGGTGCTGCCTCCGGACACCGTCCTCGTCTCCCTGATGAAGGGCGTCGAACTGGGCACCGCCAAGCGCATGAGCGAGGTGATCGGCGAGGTGGCCAAGGCGCCGGCCGACCGGGTCGCCGTCCTCACCGGTCCCAACCTGGCCCGCGAGATCGCCGCCAGGCAGCCCGCCGCGGCCGTCGTGGCGTGCACCGACGAGGCGGTCGCCACGCGGCTCCAGGCGGCCTGCCACACGCCGTACTTCCGCCCGTACACGAACACCGACGTGGTCGGCTGCGAACTCGGCGGCGCCGTCAAGAACGTCATCGGGCTCGCCGTCGGCATCGCCGACGGCATGGGCCTCGGCGACAACACCAAGGCGTCGCTGATGACACGCGGCCTCGCCGAAACCACCCGGCTGGGGCTGGCGATGGGCGCCGACCCGCACACCTTCTCCGGCCTCGCCGGAATGGGCGATCTGATCGCGACCTGTTCCTCGCCCCTCTCGCGCAACCACACCTTCGGCACCAACCTCGGGCGCGGCATGACGCTGGAGCAGACGATCGCGGCGAGCACGCAGACCGCGGAGGGCGTCAAGTCCTGCCAGTCCGTGCTGGATCTGGCCCGGCGGCACGATGTCGACATGCCGATCACCGAAACGGTCGTGAGCATCGTCCACGAAGGGAAGCCCCCGCTCGTGGCGGTGAAGGAGCTGATGGCGCGCAGCGCCAAGCCCGAACGGCGCTGACTCGGCGGCGGTCGAGCAGGTAACCTCATCGCGATATGAGCAGCGAGAACCTCCCCCAGAGCCCTGAGCAGCAGCTCCGTAAGCCGCGTGTGGCGGTCGTCTTCGGCGGCCGGAGTTCCGAGCACGCCATCTCGGTGGTCACGGCCGGCGCCGTACTGCGGTCCATCGACCGTACGAAGTACGACGTGCTGCCCATCGGCATCACCACGGACGGACGCTGGGCGCTGACCGCCGACGAACCCGACCGCATGGCCATCGCCGACCGCAGGCTGCCGAGCGTCGAGGAACTGGCCGAGTCCACGGAGGGCGACGTCGTCCTCTCCGTCGACCCCGGCAACCGCGAGGTCGTCTACAGCGAGCAGGGCTCCGTGCCCAAGGCGCTCGGCGAGGTCGACGTCGTCTTCCCGGTGCTGCACGGGCCGTACGGCGAGGACGGCACCCTCCAGGGACTGTTGGAGCTCTCCGGCGTCCCGTACGTCGGCGCGGGCGTCCTGGCGTCGGCCGTCGGCCAGGACAAGGAGTACATGAAGCGGGTGTTCCTCTCGTACGGGCTGCCCGTCGGGCCGTACGAGGTGATCCGCCCGCGCGAGTGGCACCTGGACCCCTCCGCCGCCCGCGGGAAGATCGTGGACTTCGCCGCCGAGCACGGCTGGCCGATCTTCGTGAAGCCCGCACGCGCCGGCTCCTCCATGGGCATCACCAAGGTCGACGCCCTCGAAGGGCTGGAGGACGCGATCGAGGAGGCGCAGCGCCACGACCCGAAGATCCTGGTCGAGTCGCTGCTGCGCGGCCGGGAGATCGAGTGCGGGGTGCTGGAGTTCGAGGACGGGCCGCGGGCGAGCGTGCCCGCCGAGATCCCGCCCGTCACGTCGCACGAGTTCTACGACTTCGAGGCGAAGTACATCGACGCCGCCACCGGCCTGGTGCCCGCGCCTCTTACGGAGGAGCAGACGGCCGAGGTCCAGCGGCTCGCCGTGGAGGCGTTCGACGCCGTGTCCTGCGAGGGACTGGTCCGGGCGGACTTCTTCCTTACGGAGGACGGCGGCTTCGTCATCAACGAGATCAACACCATGCCCGGCTTCACGCCGATCTCGATGTATCCGCGGATGTGGCAGGAGAGCGGCGTCGGCTACCCGGAGCTGATCAACCGGCTGATCCAGGCGGCGCTGCGCCGCCCGACCGGCCTGCGCTGAGGGACGGCGCGGGCGGTACGGCGCGGGCGATACGGGGCAGGGTTCGCGGGACTCGCCCTACAGGCTGGGCGGCACCGTGTCGGCGACCGGTGCCGCGAGGTCCGAGAGCGGACCGATGTCGTGCATGAACCGCTCGTCCAGAGTGACCTCTACATAGGTCCTGCGGTACGTCGTGGTGAACCGGGGTCCCGAATCCCGTTCTTCCAGAAGCCAGTTGACCCCGTCCACGTCGACGCCCTTCGCCTGGGGGTCGCTCATCCGCTCGGGCCGGGGGATGCCGCAGCGCAGTACGATCGCGGCGTCCCCCCACCCGGCGGTCAGTTCGGAACCCGGCTCCGGATCACTCCGGTCGTGCCCCGCGACGGTCTTCGGCAACTCCTTGTCCAGTGCGCGGCACAACGCCGCCTCCTCCGCCGGCGGGCTGGGAACCGGAACCTTCGCCGGGGCGTCCGTGGAGGAGCAGCCGACTGCCACGGCGAGCAC
Proteins encoded in this window:
- a CDS encoding NAD(P)H-dependent glycerol-3-phosphate dehydrogenase, coding for MTRVAVFGTGSWGTAFAMILADAGCEVTLWARRREVVDAVNNTRTNPGYLPGAELPSSVRATTDPAEAARDAEFTVITIPSQTLRANLAEWASVLPPDTVLVSLMKGVELGTAKRMSEVIGEVAKAPADRVAVLTGPNLAREIAARQPAAAVVACTDEAVATRLQAACHTPYFRPYTNTDVVGCELGGAVKNVIGLAVGIADGMGLGDNTKASLMTRGLAETTRLGLAMGADPHTFSGLAGMGDLIATCSSPLSRNHTFGTNLGRGMTLEQTIAASTQTAEGVKSCQSVLDLARRHDVDMPITETVVSIVHEGKPPLVAVKELMARSAKPERR
- a CDS encoding D-alanine--D-alanine ligase family protein, giving the protein MSSENLPQSPEQQLRKPRVAVVFGGRSSEHAISVVTAGAVLRSIDRTKYDVLPIGITTDGRWALTADEPDRMAIADRRLPSVEELAESTEGDVVLSVDPGNREVVYSEQGSVPKALGEVDVVFPVLHGPYGEDGTLQGLLELSGVPYVGAGVLASAVGQDKEYMKRVFLSYGLPVGPYEVIRPREWHLDPSAARGKIVDFAAEHGWPIFVKPARAGSSMGITKVDALEGLEDAIEEAQRHDPKILVESLLRGREIECGVLEFEDGPRASVPAEIPPVTSHEFYDFEAKYIDAATGLVPAPLTEEQTAEVQRLAVEAFDAVSCEGLVRADFFLTEDGGFVINEINTMPGFTPISMYPRMWQESGVGYPELINRLIQAALRRPTGLR
- a CDS encoding DUF3515 domain-containing protein encodes the protein MRRLSGPRLARLPAVLVLAVAVGCSSTDAPAKVPVPSPPAEEAALCRALDKELPKTVAGHDRSDPEPGSELTAGWGDAAIVLRCGIPRPERMSDPQAKGVDVDGVNWLLEERDSGPRFTTTYRRTYVEVTLDERFMHDIGPLSDLAAPVADTVPPSL